A portion of the Pangasianodon hypophthalmus isolate fPanHyp1 chromosome 20, fPanHyp1.pri, whole genome shotgun sequence genome contains these proteins:
- the LOC113537970 gene encoding ADP-ribosylation factor 4 has protein sequence MGNFFSTILSRLIEKRPVRLLMVGLDAAGKTTVLYKLKLGEVVTTIPTLGFNVETVDYKNISFTVWDVGGQDVIRRLWRHYFQNTMGLIFVVDSSDRERILEAALELQKMLEEDALRDAAVLVLANKQDLPNAMPVHEMTEKLGLHAMKGRPWYVQSTCAINGTGLYEGLDWMTLQISKR, from the exons ATGGGCAActttttttccaccatcttATCTCGGCTCATTGAGAAGAGGCCAGTCAGATTACTGATGG TTGGTCTGGATGCAGCCGGAAAGACTACTGTCCTCTACAAACTCAAACTGGGTGAAGTCGTCACAACGATTCCAACCCTTG GCTTTAACGTTGAGACGGTTGACTACAAGAACATTTCTTTCACCGTGTGGGACGTGGGAGGACAGGACGTCATCAGACGGCTCTGGAGACACTACTTTCAGAACACCATG GGCCTCATCTTTGTGGTGGACAGCAGTGATCGTGAGCGCATCCTGGAAGCTGCTCTGGAGCTGCAGAAGATG ctTGAGGAAGATGCGCTGAGGGACGCCGCTGTGTTGGTTCTTGCTAACAAACAGGATTTACCCAACGCGATGCCGGTCCACGAGATGACTGAGAAACTCGGATTGCACGCCATGAAGGGAAGACCT TGGTACGTCCAGTCGACTTGCGCGATAAATGGAACAGGTTTATATGAAGGACTGGACTGGATGACTCTTCAGATCTCCAAACGATAA